From Burkholderiales bacterium:
CTTCGCCAATCACCGAAGTGGGGCGCCGTTGTTTCGCCAGATTCCCGAGGAATTCGTGCGGTTCATCGAATCGCGCGGCGATCATCCCGACCAGCCGCCGCTTTTCCCCGCTTTCCTGCCCTATCTCGCGCATTATGAATGGGTCGAACTCTGGCTCGATGTGTCGCCGTTGGTCGTGGACATGACCCGGATCGACGCGGAAGGCGATTTATTGCTCGGCGCGCCGGCGCTGAATCCGGTTTCGCTTCTGCTGCATTATCCGTACGCCGTTCACCGTATCGGCGAAGGCTACCAGCCGACGCCGGAGCAGCAGGAAACGACGTGGCTGCTGGCATTTCGCAACCTCGACGACAAAGTCCGATTCATCGCCCTGAACCCGGTAGCGGCGCGCCTGATTGCCTTGATCCAGGATGAGCCGCAGGGTGAGCAAGCCAAGCGCCAGACGGGAAAAGCCATTCTGGAAAAGATAAGCGCGGAATTGCAGCATCCTGATCCGGCTGTCGTACGAGCCGGCGGCGTCGAGATCATGCAGAACCTGCGCGAGCAGCAGGCGTTGCTCGGCGTCTGGATATAAAGCGGGCTCGGGCGTCCGCTATTTCCTGTGCGGCGGCGCGTCGCCGATGGCCCGCACGGTCGCCTCGAAACTCACCTCTATCCGCGTCTTGTCTGCTCGTTCGAGCTGGATCGTCAACGGCACTTTGTCGCCGCGCGAGAGCGGTTTTTTCAGATCGATCAGCATGATGTGATAACCGCCGGGCGCAAAGCGCAACGCCTGGTTAGCTGGCACATCGACTTTTTCGACGCCACGCATTGTCATCACGCCATTATCCATCCCGGACAAATGGATTTCGGCGCTTTCCGCTATCCCGCTTTCCACACCGACGATTCTTGCCCGCACCGGGCTCGATATTTCGAGGAAAGCGCCGGTCACCGTCTGCCCGGGCACGGTTGCCCTGACCCACGCATCGGTCACGGTAACGGGTTCAACCCCCGCGACCATGGCGGAACTGGTAAACAACGCGAGCAGCGCAGACAGGGTCAGTCCAAGGCTGCGATTTGTCCTCGAATGCATGTCGATTCCTTGTCTTGATTTCACGTAATCAGGGGCGGTGGTTCAAGCCCGGCCAGCGTTCCCATCGACACGGGCTGAGCTTATAATCAGGGCTTTTGCACACTCCCCGATGAGATTCTTTCCGCTATTTCTGCTGTTGCCGTCCCTGCTGTTCGCGCAACAGCTCCCACCTGTCCCGCAAGCCCCTGCGGTCGCCGCCAGAGCGTTTATCCTGACGGATTTCGCGACGCAGTCTGTGATGACCAGCGCCAATCCACACGAGCGCATCGAGCCTGCATCACTGACCAAGCTGTTGACGGCCTATCTGGCGTTCGGTGCAGTCAATGAGAAAAGACTGTCGCTGACGCAGGTGGTTCCGGTATCGAAGCGAGCCTGGCGCGCGCCCGGCTCGCGCATGTTCATTCAGCCCGACAAGCCGGTCACGGTCGAGGAATTGCTGCGCGGCATGATCATTCAGTCCGGCAACGACGCGTGCATCGCGCTGGCCGAGGCGATCGCCGGCAGCGAAGAGGCGTTCGCCGAATCGATGAATCGCGCAGCGCAGCGGCTGGGTATGAAAAACTCGCACTTCACGAACTCATCGGGCCTGCCCGACCCGCAGCACTATACAACCGCCCACGATCTGAGCTTGCTGGCTGCCGCCGTGATCCGCGATTTCCCGGAATTCTACCCGCTGTATTCGGTCAAGGAATACAGGTACAACAACATCACGCAGGCCAATCGTAACCGGTTGCTGTGGACTGATCCGTTTGTCGATGGGCTGAAGACTGGACATACCGAAGCGGCCGGCTATTGCCTGGTCACGTCCGCCAGGCGCAACGAGCGGCGGCTGATTTCCGTGGTGCTCGGAACCAGTTCCGAAGCGGTTCGCGCAGCCGAAAGCCAGAAGCTGCTCAATTACGGTTTCCAGTTTTTCGACACGGTGCGCCTGTATGAAAAGAATCAGCCGGTCGCGACCATGCCGGTCTGGAAAGGCGCACAGGAAAAGATCGAGGCCGGCTTTACGCAGGATCTGTTTTTGACGCTGCCGAAAGGCCACGCCGAACATTTGCAGGCGACTCTGGAAAGCAGCCAGCCACTGCTGGCGCCGATCGCCGCCGGCCAACAGCTCGGTACCGTCAACGTCACCCTCGCCGGGAAGCCGGTCGGCGCATATCCGGTCTACGCGCTCATAGATGTGCCGGTCGCGAATTTTTTCAAACGCACATGGGACGGCCTCCAGCTCTATTTCAAGTGAATCCGGCTTTGGACGACGCGGTCTACCTGAACGGCGAATTCATGCCGCTTGTCGATGCACGAATACCGGTGCTCGATCGCGGTTTCATTTTCGGCGATGGCATTTATGAAGTCGTGCCGGTTTATTCGCGGCAGCCGTTTCGTCTCGATGAGCATCTGCGGCGCCTCGACAACAGCCTGGCCGCGATCCGTCTGCGCAATCCGCACTCGCATGCCGAATGGCGCAGTCTGCTCGAACAATTGATTGCCCGGCAGAATTGCGAGGATCAATACATTTATCTGCACATCACGCGCGGCGTGGCGAAGCGCGATCATGCTTTTCCGGTGGGCGTAGCGCCGACGATTTTCATGATGAGCAGTCCGCTCATGCCGGCGCCGCATTCCTTGCTGGAGTCCGGCATAGCGGCGATTACGGCGCAGGATAATCGCTGGCTGCGTTGCGATATCAAGGCGACTTCGCTGTTGCCGAACGTGCTGCTGCGGCAGTTGGCTGTTGATGCCGGAACCGCCGAAACGCTGCTGCTGCGCGATGGCAATCTGATCGAAGGTTCGGCAAGCAGCGTTTTCGCCGTTCACGACGATACCGTGCTGGCGCCGCCGAAAAATCATCTGATGCTGCCGGGCATCACTTATGACGTTGTGCTGGAGCTTGCCGCCGCGAATGGAATCCGGCACGAAATACGCGAAATTCCCGAGCGTGAAATGCGCGGTGCGCAAGAGCTTTGGCTGCTGTCTTCGACCAGGGAAGTCCTTGCGATCACGGCGCTCGACGGCAAGCCGGTTGGGAATGGCAAGCCCGGCGCGCTGTTCAAACGCATGTATAAGCTTTATCAGGATTACAAGATGACGGTGATGCGACATTCCCATGCCGCGACGAAAGCATAACCTGAACCGCGATGCCGATGCAGCCGTCACTAATCGAATATCCATGCCAATTTCCGATCAAGATCATGGGAACCACGCAAGAGGGTTTCGCCCAGAACATGCTCGCGATCGTGCTGCGCCACGCGCCGGATTTCGATCCGGCGACGGTCGAAATGCGCAGCAGCAAAAAGGGCAATTATCTGAGCCTGACCTACACCATCAACGCCACCTCGCGCGAGCAGGTCGATGCGCTTTATCGCGAGTTGTGCGATCACCCGATGGTGGTCATGGCGCTGTAGCCGCGGAATGACTCCGGGCGTCCTGCAACCCGTGCGCAAGGCCCCGATCTTCGTGCCTTCCGCAGCCAATACCGTTATCGCGAACCACGGCCTCGCCGAATATGTGCCAGTCTGGCGCGCGATGCAGGATTTTACCGCGACCCGTACCGCACAGACGCCCGACGAAATCTGGCTGGTTCAGCATCATCCGGTTTATACGCAGGGATTGAACGGCCGGGACGAGCATCTGCTCGATCCGAACACCGGTATCCCGCTCGTCCGCACCGATCGCGGCGGCCAGATCGCTTACCACGGCCCCGGGCAAATCGTCGTTTACCTGCTTCTCGATCTGGCCCGGCTGCAACTTGGCGTCAACGAGTTGGTTAAAACCGAGGAACTCGCGATCATCGATCTATTGCATGGGCACGGCATTTCGGCATGGCGCAAGGCTGGCGCGCCGGGCGTCTACGTCGGCGGCGCCAAGATCGCCGCGCTGGGCCTGCGCGTAAAGCGCGGTTGTTGCTACCATGGCGCGGCGCTGAACGTCCACATGGATCTCACGCCGTACCGCGCGATCAATCCGTGCGGCTATCCCGGCCATGCCGTCACGCAAACCAGCAGTCTGGGAATGAACGCAGGCCCGGAAATGCTGGGCAGACAGCTTGCCGAAAAAATCCTGCGCCTGATTCATGCGGCGCGCGAAATTCCAAAAAGATGGGACTGAGTTGACATGGATGTAAATGAACGGCAAACCGGCGAACTGAAAACCGCGCGCATCCCGATCAGGATCGTCGCGCACGAGCGGCTGAAAAAGCCCGACTGGATACGCGTAAAAGCGCCAGCTAGCGCGCGTTTCTACGAGATCAAGCGCATATTGCGCGAACACGAATTGCACAGCGTGTGCGAAGAAGCATCCTGCCCGAACATCGGTGAATGCTTCGGCAATGGCACGGCGACTTTCATGATCCTCGGCGATCTGTGCACGCGGCGCTGTCCGTTCTGCGATGTCGCGCACGGCCGGCCGCGGCCGCCTGATGCGAACGAGCCGCTGAATCTCGCAAGAACCATCGCCGCGCTCAAGCTCAAGTACGTTGTCATAACGAGCGTGGATCGCGACGATTTGCGCGATGGCGGCGCTGCGCATTTTGCCGATTGCATACAGGCAATCCGCGCGCATTCTCCGCAGACGAAAATCGAAACGCTCGTGCCAGATTTTCGCGGCCGCCTCGATCGCGCGCTCGACATTATGAGCGCCAGTCCGCCCGACGTCATGAATCACAATCTCGAAAGCGTGCCGCGCCTGTACAAGCAGGTGCGGCCGGGTTCCGACTACGCCCATTCGCTGAAATTGCTCGCCGGCTTCAAGGCGGGGCATCCATCGATTCCGACAAAATCGGGCTTGATGCTGGGGCTCGGAGAAACCGACGATGAAATCCTGCGAGTCATGCGCGATCTGCGAACGCATGACGTTGACATGCTAACGTTAGGCCAATACCTGCAACCGAGCGCGCATCATCTGCCGGTGCTGCGCTATGTCGAACCGTTAGTCTTCGAGGAATTCGAACGGAGCGCGCGCGAGATGGGATTCAGCCACGCCGCCTGCGGCCCACTGGTTCGTTCGAGCTATCACGCCGATCGTCAGGCGCATGGCTTGGTAGAATCATAAGAGAAAAATCCCGGTTCGAATTAGAAATTAGCTTCGAGGACAG
This genomic window contains:
- a CDS encoding putative DNA-binding domain-containing protein; this translates as MRKPPDGLPGFQQYQFAFTRHIRNPAQNPRPAGVEPRRMAIYNDLLYNNVESFLLRCFPVCRKILGESEWNALARDFFANHRSGAPLFRQIPEEFVRFIESRGDHPDQPPLFPAFLPYLAHYEWVELWLDVSPLVVDMTRIDAEGDLLLGAPALNPVSLLLHYPYAVHRIGEGYQPTPEQQETTWLLAFRNLDDKVRFIALNPVAARLIALIQDEPQGEQAKRQTGKAILEKISAELQHPDPAVVRAGGVEIMQNLREQQALLGVWI
- a CDS encoding copper chaperone PCu(A)C, yielding MVAGVEPVTVTDAWVRATVPGQTVTGAFLEISSPVRARIVGVESGIAESAEIHLSGMDNGVMTMRGVEKVDVPANQALRFAPGGYHIMLIDLKKPLSRGDKVPLTIQLERADKTRIEVSFEATVRAIGDAPPHRK
- a CDS encoding D-alanyl-D-alanine carboxypeptidase, with translation MRFFPLFLLLPSLLFAQQLPPVPQAPAVAARAFILTDFATQSVMTSANPHERIEPASLTKLLTAYLAFGAVNEKRLSLTQVVPVSKRAWRAPGSRMFIQPDKPVTVEELLRGMIIQSGNDACIALAEAIAGSEEAFAESMNRAAQRLGMKNSHFTNSSGLPDPQHYTTAHDLSLLAAAVIRDFPEFYPLYSVKEYRYNNITQANRNRLLWTDPFVDGLKTGHTEAAGYCLVTSARRNERRLISVVLGTSSEAVRAAESQKLLNYGFQFFDTVRLYEKNQPVATMPVWKGAQEKIEAGFTQDLFLTLPKGHAEHLQATLESSQPLLAPIAAGQQLGTVNVTLAGKPVGAYPVYALIDVPVANFFKRTWDGLQLYFK
- a CDS encoding D-amino acid aminotransferase, which produces MGRPPALFQVNPALDDAVYLNGEFMPLVDARIPVLDRGFIFGDGIYEVVPVYSRQPFRLDEHLRRLDNSLAAIRLRNPHSHAEWRSLLEQLIARQNCEDQYIYLHITRGVAKRDHAFPVGVAPTIFMMSSPLMPAPHSLLESGIAAITAQDNRWLRCDIKATSLLPNVLLRQLAVDAGTAETLLLRDGNLIEGSASSVFAVHDDTVLAPPKNHLMLPGITYDVVLELAAANGIRHEIREIPEREMRGAQELWLLSSTREVLAITALDGKPVGNGKPGALFKRMYKLYQDYKMTVMRHSHAATKA
- a CDS encoding DUF493 domain-containing protein yields the protein MPMQPSLIEYPCQFPIKIMGTTQEGFAQNMLAIVLRHAPDFDPATVEMRSSKKGNYLSLTYTINATSREQVDALYRELCDHPMVVMAL
- the lipB gene encoding lipoyl(octanoyl) transferase LipB, whose translation is MTPGVLQPVRKAPIFVPSAANTVIANHGLAEYVPVWRAMQDFTATRTAQTPDEIWLVQHHPVYTQGLNGRDEHLLDPNTGIPLVRTDRGGQIAYHGPGQIVVYLLLDLARLQLGVNELVKTEELAIIDLLHGHGISAWRKAGAPGVYVGGAKIAALGLRVKRGCCYHGAALNVHMDLTPYRAINPCGYPGHAVTQTSSLGMNAGPEMLGRQLAEKILRLIHAAREIPKRWD
- the lipA gene encoding lipoyl synthase gives rise to the protein MDVNERQTGELKTARIPIRIVAHERLKKPDWIRVKAPASARFYEIKRILREHELHSVCEEASCPNIGECFGNGTATFMILGDLCTRRCPFCDVAHGRPRPPDANEPLNLARTIAALKLKYVVITSVDRDDLRDGGAAHFADCIQAIRAHSPQTKIETLVPDFRGRLDRALDIMSASPPDVMNHNLESVPRLYKQVRPGSDYAHSLKLLAGFKAGHPSIPTKSGLMLGLGETDDEILRVMRDLRTHDVDMLTLGQYLQPSAHHLPVLRYVEPLVFEEFERSAREMGFSHAACGPLVRSSYHADRQAHGLVES